The Halomicronema hongdechloris C2206 genome includes a window with the following:
- a CDS encoding putative PEP-binding protein yields the protein MMMFPTLNQISASDRQQVGDKAFYLSQLQQQGIAVVRGQVIPARAMATLLAVAQWPDSLLVDIFDLPAALPLEHPEHIVPMAQQLRQALWAAPCGLELSRLISSEDDAVMLLRSSITLEATTGAWSSLMTGMLAPRTSWNQVQALEHHLKGFWADLLTNRALTILQRRHLQLRHVHLAVLMHPLYPAGLSGTLVRDGSQLTLEAVQGLGLAMTQGEAIPSRCSLSLDTQPSWTWQAGYQDVVYRVSEYETPSQSSTTTPPVEPFPGITPQSPDNPYLDQIVSRQQTQALIDLSQRVQPLLGSSFRLDWLIYDAGAVGHRLIVTQAHPVVAAPVVLARENSAAVTVEPPLPAVTTVIRGLGASAGQIMAPALVIDRDWGALSAAQVSQAAGHIVVVRDLQPDRLAHLKGIVGIVSEQGGLTCHAAILARELMIPSVVGAPQVTELIQTDDRLWLDGQRGLIYRLPSSAAVTPLAWQSVPSSPPSDQAKSLEATAATTPPKTKLMANLSQLTSVTRVKQLPIDGIGLLRSEWLLLEALDHRHPQQWLAEGYTTELVERLVERLGKILTAFAPAPVRYRSLDMRSHEWAALAGSPAVELNPTLGIRGTFSYHVSPQLFELELQALARVQSEGGHNLQLLLPFVRTLEEFLECRQLIEQAGLMQVPEFQLWIMAEVPSVLFLLPEYIKAGVQGIAIGTNDLTQLLLAADRDQPLMASVFDERHPVVLTAVNHLIQMAHQYGVPCSICGQAPVRYPELVELLIQWGISSISVEPAAVEQTRLAIVKAEAGKRL from the coding sequence ATGATGATGTTTCCTACCCTCAACCAGATCTCAGCGTCAGACCGGCAACAAGTTGGTGATAAAGCATTCTATTTGAGCCAACTTCAACAGCAAGGTATTGCGGTGGTCAGGGGTCAGGTGATCCCAGCCAGGGCCATGGCGACATTACTAGCAGTGGCTCAGTGGCCAGATTCCTTGCTAGTAGACATCTTTGACCTGCCAGCAGCCTTGCCCCTGGAGCATCCTGAGCACATTGTCCCGATGGCGCAGCAGTTGCGGCAGGCCCTGTGGGCGGCTCCCTGTGGACTGGAGCTATCCCGCCTAATTTCCTCAGAAGATGACGCTGTGATGCTGTTGCGGTCGTCCATAACGTTAGAGGCTACCACTGGGGCCTGGTCATCTTTGATGACAGGCATGCTTGCACCGCGGACCAGTTGGAACCAAGTTCAGGCCCTCGAGCATCATCTCAAGGGATTTTGGGCCGATCTTCTGACCAATCGGGCATTGACGATTCTGCAGCGACGTCACCTGCAACTGCGCCATGTTCATTTAGCTGTTTTGATGCATCCGCTTTATCCGGCCGGGCTGTCCGGGACGTTGGTTCGCGATGGGTCTCAATTGACTCTAGAGGCTGTGCAGGGCTTAGGGTTGGCCATGACCCAGGGAGAGGCAATTCCCAGTCGGTGCTCCTTGTCCTTAGATACGCAGCCATCTTGGACCTGGCAAGCTGGTTATCAGGATGTTGTGTATCGGGTTAGTGAATATGAGACGCCATCGCAGTCTTCGACGACGACACCGCCTGTCGAGCCCTTCCCTGGCATTACACCGCAGAGTCCGGATAACCCCTACCTAGACCAGATTGTATCGAGGCAGCAAACTCAAGCCCTGATCGATTTGTCTCAACGGGTGCAACCCCTACTAGGGTCTTCTTTTCGCTTGGACTGGTTGATCTACGATGCGGGAGCAGTGGGCCATCGTCTGATTGTTACCCAAGCCCATCCCGTAGTGGCTGCACCTGTGGTTCTGGCTCGGGAGAACTCTGCAGCTGTCACGGTGGAACCGCCGCTGCCAGCGGTGACAACTGTAATTAGAGGGCTAGGGGCTTCTGCTGGGCAAATTATGGCCCCAGCCTTAGTGATTGATAGGGACTGGGGAGCTCTATCGGCAGCCCAGGTATCCCAGGCAGCGGGACACATTGTGGTAGTGCGTGATCTACAACCGGATCGGTTGGCCCATTTGAAGGGCATCGTGGGTATTGTCTCGGAACAGGGAGGTCTAACTTGCCATGCGGCTATCTTGGCTAGGGAGTTAATGATTCCTTCAGTGGTTGGGGCTCCTCAGGTCACCGAGTTAATCCAAACGGACGATCGCTTGTGGTTAGATGGCCAGCGCGGCCTAATCTATCGATTGCCATCCTCGGCTGCTGTTACGCCATTGGCTTGGCAGTCCGTCCCCTCTTCTCCACCGTCTGATCAGGCTAAGTCCCTAGAGGCCACAGCGGCGACAACACCCCCTAAGACTAAATTGATGGCGAATCTAAGCCAGTTGACCAGTGTGACTAGGGTAAAGCAGCTACCCATTGATGGCATTGGGTTACTACGGTCTGAGTGGTTATTGTTAGAAGCCCTAGACCATCGCCATCCTCAGCAGTGGCTGGCAGAAGGATACACGACTGAGTTGGTAGAGCGATTGGTCGAGCGGCTAGGTAAGATTCTGACGGCCTTTGCCCCGGCTCCGGTGCGCTATCGCTCTCTCGATATGCGGTCCCATGAATGGGCAGCCTTAGCGGGTAGTCCGGCTGTAGAGCTCAACCCCACCTTAGGGATCCGCGGCACCTTCAGCTATCATGTCAGCCCCCAGCTTTTTGAGTTGGAATTGCAAGCACTGGCTCGAGTACAGTCGGAGGGAGGTCATAATCTCCAGCTGCTTCTCCCCTTTGTCCGTACCTTGGAGGAATTTTTGGAGTGTCGCCAGTTGATCGAACAGGCTGGACTCATGCAGGTGCCAGAGTTTCAACTATGGATCATGGCAGAAGTCCCTTCAGTGTTATTTCTATTGCCGGAGTATATTAAGGCAGGGGTGCAGGGTATTGCTATTGGCACCAATGATTTAACTCAGTTGTTGTTGGCGGCTGATCGCGATCAGCCGCTGATGGCATCTGTGTTTGATGAGCGTCATCCAGTGGTATTGACGGCGGTTAATCACCTGATTCAGATGGCCCATCAATATGGCGTTCCCTGTTCCATTTGCGGTCAGGCTCCGGTGCGTTATCCAGAACTCGTAGAGTTGCTAATCCAGTGGGGAATTAGCTCGATTTCAGTGGAGCCAGCCGCGGTAGAACAAACTCGTTTGGCAATTGTGAAGGCGGAAGCGGGAAAGCGTCTGTAA
- a CDS encoding ComF family protein encodes MQLLDTLQPSIAVPWWKRTASSLLQLVLEAPCPLCERSTTVAVCSACQRQLRRCQLSAAVSQQIGLRVFGWGSYQGPLRRALAALKYDHQPQIADLLGTWLGQSWQDIGRVNTNRLIVVPIPLHAIKQQQRGYNQAALLAERFCQQVRLPLSRDGLVRQRATEAQFGLSAEERQANVQQAFGLGPQWLKRRPSQSVLLIDDIFTTGATARAAANVLRRHGISVWGIAAVALAQRQSTCPDNSTYNLD; translated from the coding sequence ATGCAGCTCCTTGATACCCTTCAGCCTTCCATTGCTGTGCCTTGGTGGAAGCGCACAGCGTCCAGTTTGCTTCAGTTAGTGTTAGAAGCCCCTTGCCCCCTCTGTGAGCGCTCTACCACAGTAGCCGTTTGTTCAGCCTGTCAACGACAGTTGCGACGGTGCCAGTTGTCAGCGGCAGTATCACAACAGATAGGCTTAAGAGTCTTCGGTTGGGGCAGTTACCAAGGGCCTTTGAGACGGGCGCTGGCTGCACTGAAATACGACCACCAACCACAGATCGCTGACCTGTTAGGAACCTGGCTAGGGCAATCTTGGCAAGACATTGGTAGGGTTAATACTAATCGTCTCATCGTTGTGCCGATTCCGTTACATGCCATCAAGCAACAACAACGAGGCTACAATCAAGCTGCCCTCTTAGCAGAGCGATTCTGTCAGCAAGTGAGACTGCCTCTGTCCCGAGATGGTTTGGTACGGCAACGAGCTACTGAAGCCCAATTTGGCTTGTCAGCAGAGGAACGTCAAGCTAATGTACAGCAGGCCTTTGGCCTAGGACCTCAATGGTTGAAAAGGCGCCCTTCCCAGTCGGTGTTACTGATAGATGATATTTTCACCACCGGGGCTACGGCTAGGGCCGCGGCCAACGTCTTGCGGCGTCACGGGATTTCAGTGTGGGGCATCGCAGCGGTAGCCCTCGCTCAGCGTCAATCTACCTGCCCAGATAACTCTACCTACAATCTAGATTAG
- the codA gene encoding cytosine deaminase gives MTVLPRLLLRRCRLVHGSTADELVDIAIEAGHIQAIAPDLAFTATTEIDVGGHLVSPPFVESHIHLDSVLTAGQPRWNQSGTLFEGIDIWRDRKQSLTVEDVQRRALQALRQQAEQGVLYIRSHVDVSEASLTALKALLAVKHQVKDWITLQLVAFPQDGIYSHPDNATHLEEALRLGADAVGGIPHYELTREEGVQSVQHVFDLAERYGRLIDIHCDEIDDDQSRFIEVVAACAQRRGWGSRVTASHTTAMGSYNDAYALKLLGMLQRTAINFVANPLINLTLQGRTDTYPKRRGLTRVKELWQQGLNVSLGHDCIQDPWYSLGTGSMLDVASMAVHACQMTGIQEIAACYDMVTEHGAKTLQIDDDYGLKIGNSANLIVLDATDPCEAIRRRATVRYVISQGQLLLETVPAQVNWNPSGNT, from the coding sequence ATGACTGTTCTCCCTAGGTTGTTGCTGCGACGTTGTCGTCTAGTCCACGGCTCTACCGCCGATGAGTTGGTAGACATTGCCATTGAGGCAGGACACATTCAGGCCATTGCCCCAGACCTGGCGTTTACGGCGACCACAGAAATTGATGTGGGAGGTCATCTGGTCAGCCCGCCGTTTGTCGAATCGCATATTCACCTAGATTCTGTGTTGACGGCCGGACAGCCCCGGTGGAACCAGAGCGGTACTCTATTCGAGGGCATCGATATCTGGCGCGATCGCAAACAGTCACTCACGGTAGAGGATGTGCAACGCAGAGCCCTCCAAGCCCTGAGACAACAAGCTGAACAGGGAGTACTCTATATCCGCAGTCATGTTGATGTCAGCGAGGCTAGCTTAACGGCCTTGAAGGCTCTCTTAGCAGTCAAGCACCAGGTTAAAGATTGGATCACCCTGCAGCTGGTGGCCTTTCCCCAAGATGGCATCTATAGCCATCCCGACAATGCCACTCACCTGGAGGAGGCCCTAAGACTGGGGGCCGATGCCGTTGGTGGTATTCCCCATTACGAACTCACTCGAGAAGAGGGAGTGCAGTCGGTTCAGCATGTGTTTGACCTAGCCGAACGCTATGGACGGTTAATCGATATTCACTGTGATGAGATTGACGACGACCAGTCACGCTTTATCGAAGTCGTGGCTGCCTGTGCCCAGCGCCGTGGTTGGGGCAGTCGGGTCACTGCAAGCCATACCACTGCCATGGGGTCTTACAACGATGCCTATGCCTTGAAGTTACTAGGGATGCTGCAACGGACAGCGATCAATTTCGTTGCTAACCCCTTGATTAATCTCACCCTGCAAGGTCGCACCGATACGTACCCGAAGCGCCGAGGGCTAACCCGAGTCAAGGAGCTATGGCAGCAGGGACTCAATGTTAGTTTGGGCCATGATTGCATTCAAGATCCCTGGTACAGTCTTGGCACCGGCAGCATGTTAGACGTGGCCTCTATGGCTGTACATGCCTGTCAGATGACGGGGATACAGGAAATCGCAGCCTGTTATGACATGGTCACTGAGCACGGCGCTAAAACCCTGCAGATAGACGACGACTACGGACTTAAGATCGGTAACTCAGCCAACTTGATTGTGCTAGATGCTACAGACCCCTGCGAGGCTATTCGCCGCCGAGCCACCGTACGCTACGTGATTTCTCAGGGGCAGCTGTTGTTGGAAACGGTTCCGGCTCAGGTTAACTGGAACCCTTCAGGGAATACCTAG